Proteins encoded together in one Acholeplasma hippikon window:
- a CDS encoding beta-ketoacyl-ACP synthase III, whose amino-acid sequence MKIKVISTGKYVPSRVVSNADFEKTIDTSDEWIVTRTGIKRRHFVNENENVVDLAYNAAIDAIKKGHVDVNEIDLIIVATITNQVRTPSVANLVQARLGLNQKNVMTFDMNAACSGFVYALEVASSLLNSSYHKKALIIGSEHMSSIIDFTDRGTCILFGDGAGAMIVEKSQNKTDEVFFYNASKGDDEGILWINPIVKMDGKEVYKFATDIMPKAIIEVLNRANLRLEEIDLIIPHQANLRIIQSVSKSMNLPMDKFLVNIDEYGNTSSASIPILIDEYKEKNKENKKVLLVGFGGGFTWGAAILNL is encoded by the coding sequence ATGAAAATTAAAGTCATATCAACTGGGAAGTACGTTCCAAGTCGTGTGGTATCCAACGCTGATTTTGAGAAAACAATTGATACTTCAGATGAATGGATTGTAACTAGAACTGGAATTAAAAGAAGACACTTTGTAAATGAAAATGAAAACGTCGTTGACTTAGCATACAATGCAGCAATTGATGCAATTAAAAAAGGGCACGTTGATGTTAATGAAATAGATTTAATTATCGTTGCAACAATTACCAATCAAGTAAGAACACCATCTGTTGCCAATCTTGTTCAAGCAAGATTAGGCTTAAATCAAAAAAATGTGATGACTTTTGATATGAATGCAGCCTGTTCAGGTTTTGTATATGCACTTGAAGTGGCAAGTAGTTTATTAAATAGTAGTTATCATAAAAAAGCACTCATCATTGGCAGTGAACATATGAGTTCAATTATTGACTTTACCGATCGTGGCACTTGCATACTCTTTGGAGATGGGGCAGGGGCAATGATTGTAGAAAAGAGTCAAAATAAAACAGATGAAGTTTTCTTCTATAATGCGTCAAAAGGTGATGATGAAGGTATTTTATGGATTAATCCAATCGTAAAGATGGATGGTAAAGAAGTTTATAAATTTGCCACAGACATTATGCCTAAGGCAATTATAGAAGTTTTAAATAGAGCAAATTTAAGATTAGAAGAAATTGATTTAATTATTCCGCACCAGGCCAATTTAAGAATTATTCAAAGTGTAAGTAAATCAATGAATTTACCGATGGATAAATTCTTGGTTAACATTGATGAGTATGGAAATACTTCATCAGCAAGTATTCCAATCTTAATTGATGAATACAAAGAAAAAAATAAAGAAAATAAAAAAGTATTACTCGTAGGATTTGGCGGTGGATTTACATGGGGAGCCGCAATCCTCAACCTATAA
- a CDS encoding ACP S-malonyltransferase yields MKLAVLFAGQGAQVKDMGLDFINLNSTLKTLAEEISKYLDFDFIHLLSDEEKINDTRYTQPLMIGVEILIYEYLKKMGLKPDGFTGFSLGEYAALYASGIYDIPSIMKLIDYRAQLMSEVSKTTQGKMAAILGLEDTLVDEVCKVISNETEIVVAANFNSSHQTVISGSEKAVLTAIEVLKEKGAKRALLLNVSGAFHSPYMKESGIKLRVFGNDFKRNPIQTPLYKNTDANRLKDEEVLDEIEKQIYSPVYFKQTIEQMVIDGYTHFLEIGPGSVLTSLVKKINPDLITFNVSKVEDIEKIKGVL; encoded by the coding sequence ATGAAATTAGCAGTCTTATTTGCAGGTCAAGGTGCTCAAGTAAAAGATATGGGTTTAGACTTTATTAATTTAAATTCTACGCTTAAAACTTTGGCAGAAGAAATCAGTAAATATTTAGACTTCGATTTTATTCATTTATTAAGTGATGAAGAAAAAATTAATGATACAAGATACACGCAGCCTTTAATGATTGGTGTTGAAATTTTAATTTATGAATATTTAAAAAAAATGGGATTAAAACCCGATGGCTTTACTGGATTTTCATTAGGGGAGTATGCAGCACTTTATGCATCAGGTATTTATGACATACCATCCATTATGAAGTTAATTGACTATAGAGCGCAACTTATGAGTGAAGTTTCTAAAACAACACAAGGAAAAATGGCAGCAATTTTAGGACTTGAAGATACGTTAGTTGATGAAGTTTGTAAGGTAATTTCAAACGAAACTGAGATCGTTGTTGCAGCAAACTTTAATTCAAGTCATCAAACAGTTATATCAGGTAGTGAAAAGGCTGTTTTAACAGCAATTGAAGTGTTAAAAGAAAAGGGAGCAAAAAGAGCATTGCTTCTTAATGTAAGTGGTGCATTCCATTCACCTTATATGAAGGAAAGTGGAATTAAATTAAGAGTCTTTGGAAATGACTTTAAGAGAAACCCAATTCAAACACCTCTTTATAAAAATACAGATGCCAATCGATTGAAAGATGAAGAAGTATTAGATGAAATAGAAAAACAAATCTATTCACCGGTTTATTTTAAACAAACGATTGAACAGATGGTTATAGATGGATATACACATTTTTTAGAAATAGGTCCAGGATCAGTTTTAACTTCTCTTGTGAAAAAAATTAATCCAGATTTAATCACATTCAATGTATCCAAAGTAGAAGATATTGAAAAAATAAAAGGAGTCTTATGA
- the fabK gene encoding enoyl-[acyl-carrier-protein] reductase FabK, translating to MKNISELFKTKYPVIQGGMANIATHQLASAVSNAGGLGLIGAGGCDANWVREEIRKTKALTDKPFGVNVMLMSPHAEAISDVVVEEGVKIVTTGAGNPGPYMEKWKKAGIIVVPVVPSVALAIRMERAGADAVVVEGTEAGGHIGELTTMALVPQVSDAVNIPVIAAGGIADKRGVLAAFALGAKGVQIGTVFLASEEAPIHENYKHKVVDARDTETVVTGRGTGAPVRVLKNKMSQEYLRMTKEGVPLEELEKLTLGSLRRAVFDGDKDTGSFMAGQIAGLVKAVRPVKDILSDLFDDVNNYKERLEVL from the coding sequence ATGAAAAACATATCTGAATTATTTAAAACAAAGTATCCTGTGATTCAAGGCGGTATGGCTAACATTGCAACGCATCAGTTAGCATCAGCAGTTTCAAACGCAGGAGGATTAGGCTTAATTGGTGCTGGTGGCTGTGATGCAAACTGGGTAAGAGAAGAAATTAGAAAGACCAAAGCATTAACAGATAAACCTTTTGGTGTAAACGTGATGTTAATGAGCCCTCATGCTGAAGCAATTTCGGATGTAGTTGTAGAAGAGGGTGTAAAAATTGTGACAACTGGTGCAGGTAATCCTGGTCCATACATGGAAAAATGGAAAAAAGCTGGAATTATCGTAGTGCCTGTTGTCCCAAGTGTTGCCTTAGCAATTCGTATGGAACGCGCTGGTGCAGATGCGGTTGTTGTTGAAGGAACTGAGGCAGGCGGTCATATTGGTGAATTAACAACAATGGCACTTGTTCCTCAAGTGTCTGATGCGGTAAACATTCCTGTTATTGCAGCTGGTGGTATTGCTGATAAACGTGGTGTATTAGCGGCGTTTGCATTAGGAGCTAAAGGTGTTCAAATTGGTACAGTTTTTCTTGCAAGTGAAGAAGCACCAATTCATGAGAATTATAAACATAAAGTTGTAGATGCGCGTGATACTGAAACGGTTGTTACAGGACGTGGAACTGGTGCACCGGTTCGTGTATTAAAAAATAAAATGAGCCAAGAATACTTAAGAATGACAAAAGAGGGTGTTCCTTTAGAAGAATTAGAAAAATTAACTTTAGGATCACTTCGTCGTGCAGTATTTGATGGTGATAAAGATACGGGTTCATTTATGGCAGGACAAATTGCAGGTTTAGTTAAAGCAGTTAGACCAGTAAAAGATATCCTTTCTGACTTATTTGATGATGTAAATAACTATAAAGAAAGATTAGAAGTTTTATGA
- the fabG gene encoding 3-oxoacyl-[acyl-carrier-protein] reductase — translation MMILKDKVALVTGSSTGIGKAIATKLASMGANVVINYFVGPEEAERVAEEIRKTYGVKAVALHADVSSFESSQKLIEDTIKVLGGLNIVVNNAGITDDGLILRMTENQFDRVINTNLKGVFNICKHSARVLLKSDYGRIINIASVIGEYGNVGQVNYGAAKAGVIGITKTLAKEFASRKVTVNAVAPGFIETAMTAKLPEEIRNEMLKHIAMGSYGRPEDIANVVAFLASPDASYVTGVVIDVDGGLTI, via the coding sequence ATGATGATTTTAAAAGATAAAGTTGCCTTAGTTACAGGTTCATCCACTGGGATTGGTAAAGCGATCGCTACTAAATTAGCATCAATGGGTGCAAATGTTGTTATTAATTATTTTGTTGGACCAGAAGAAGCTGAAAGAGTTGCTGAAGAAATTAGAAAAACTTATGGCGTAAAAGCAGTTGCTTTACATGCGGATGTTTCTAGTTTTGAATCAAGTCAAAAGTTGATTGAAGATACGATCAAAGTATTAGGTGGATTAAATATTGTTGTTAATAACGCAGGGATTACCGATGATGGACTAATTTTAAGGATGACTGAAAATCAGTTTGATCGAGTTATTAATACAAATTTAAAAGGTGTATTTAATATTTGTAAACATTCAGCAAGAGTATTATTAAAGTCTGATTATGGAAGAATTATTAATATTGCTTCAGTCATTGGTGAATACGGTAATGTAGGTCAAGTCAATTATGGTGCAGCAAAAGCTGGTGTGATTGGAATCACAAAAACACTTGCTAAAGAATTTGCAAGTAGAAAAGTTACAGTGAATGCAGTTGCCCCAGGATTTATTGAAACGGCAATGACTGCTAAATTACCAGAAGAAATAAGAAATGAAATGTTAAAACATATTGCGATGGGATCTTATGGAAGACCAGAAGATATCGCTAATGTGGTGGCATTTTTAGCATCACCAGATGCTTCATATGTAACAGGAGTTGTTATTGATGTTGATGGTGGGCTAACTATTTAA